Genomic segment of Paenibacillus sp. FSL R5-0912:
TTAAGAGGGCAATCTGCACACGAACAATCTCTGGATTGTAGGAGGTAAAGGCAATATACAGGGCCGGCAGCCACAGCGTCATGGCCACACCGAGAATACGCAGCATTTTTAAGAAACGCCCTACAAAAGGCAGTTGAATCTTGTCATCCATGGCCGTGAAGAAATCATTGAAGATCGAAGGAAGCACAATCGCATACCCTGTGGTATCCAGCAGCACCGCTACTTTGCCTTCAGCTAAATTGAATACCACCCGGTCGGGCCGCTCTGTAACAATCGTTTTGGGAAAAATGCGCAGCTTATCGCTGCTGATATATTTCTCCAGCTCACCGGCAGCCTGCAGAACATCCAGCTTCAGCGTGTCCAGCTTCTCTTTTAATTCGGCCAGAACATCGTGATTCACTCTGCTTTCGTCATAGAGTATAGCCACTTTGGTCTTGGACACGTTGCCGATAATGGTGAATTCCATCTTCAGTTCGGAAGACTGATAACGCCGCCGGATCAGGTTCAGACTAACCGCCAGACTCTCACTGAGCGCATCGGAAGGTCCCTGGCTGATACTCTCCGTAATAGTCTCCTTGACACTGCTGACCTCAATCTTGAGCGCATCGAAGAAGCAGAGCTTGCCAGAGCTGCCTATACAGGCATAACCGCTTAGCAGAAGATCCAGCGCGCGCGTCCCCTCCGTAACTTCCTCACTCCCGGGATAGTCCGCGATGTAATTATAGTACGCTGACGGATTACCCATCTCGTAGAACGGCTTCACGATATTCCGGCTGACCGTCAGTCCATCCGTAATACTCTTGATATACAGCAGGCTGACCTCTCCCGAGGGAACAGCCATGATATTGTCCTCAAGGTCACCGAAACCGCTCAGCTGTCCCCTGATCCATTCCAGGGTCACTCCCTGCTTATGCACTTGTCCTGACATGGATCATTCTCCCTCCAGGCCCGAATTGCCGGGAACTTCCCCTTATTTTGGCACTGTCGCCCTCATTTCATACACCCGCTGCCGGATCGAGGCGTTTCTTTTGCCGGGAGTGTGGTAATAAATGAAATGAATAATGACTAATGGAGGGATCACTTCATGAATTCACAGGATCACCGCTCGCAAGGTCTTCCGCAATTTCCGGAATCATTATGGAGGGGCAGTACAGAACTGCCCTCTTTTCCGGAGCTTGCGGAAGATCATGTCACAGATGTAGCCATTGTCGGAGCAGGCATTACGGGTATTACGACAGCTTATTTGCTGTCCAAGGCAGGGTATAAGGTCACTCTGCTCGAAGCGGGAGAGATCCTTGGCGGCACCACCGGCTTCACCAGCGCCAAAATCACCGCCCAGCACGGAATGATCTACAGTGATCTGCTGAAGCACTTTGGGGAGGAACAGGCCCGGCTCTATTTCCAGTCAAACAGTGAAGCGCTGGAGTGGATGATCGCTACGGCTGAAGAAGTGGGGCTGTCCTGCGGGTTGACGCGGGAAGCTGCGTATCTGTATGCCGATAGGGGAGATGAGAAGACGCTCAAGCAGCTGGCTGCTGAATTCGAGGCATACAGTAAGCTTGGACTGCCGGGAGAATGGCTGGACCAGGTTTCGCTGCCACTGAGAGCAGGCGGTGCGATCAAGCTGCCTGGACAAGCCCGTTTTCATCCGCTGGAGTACCTGAAGGGGCTGCTGCAGGTCGTGCTGGACAAGGGCGGCAAGGTATATGAGCATACGATGATCGGGGAAAAGGTCGATACGGACGGGCATCTCACCCTCTATACCGAAGGGGAGAAGTTCAAAATTAAATGCCGCCATGCCGTGTCCGCCTCCCATTTCCCATTCTATGATGGAGGCTCCCTCTATTTCTCGCGGCTGCACGCGGAGCGGTCCTATTGTCTGGCTATTGAGCCGGAAGCTGATTATGAGGGCGGCATGTACCTGAGTGCCAGTGAACCTACCCGCTCGCTGCGCGCGGTGGAATGGGACGGGCGGAAGCTCGTAATCGTCGGCGGTAATAACCACAAGACCGGACAAGGCATCTGTACCTTCGGCCACTATGAGAATCTGGAGAAGTTTGCGGGAGAATTGCTCGGCATTCGCAGCATTCCCTTCCGCTGGTCGGCGCAGGATCTCATCACTCTGGACCGGGTCCCCTACATCGGCAAGCGGGCGGAGGATGAAGAAATCTATATTGCCACAGGCTTCGCCAAGTGGGGAATGACCAGCGGGACGCTGGCTGCACGCCTAATTGCAGATGGGATCCTGGGAAGCAGCAACCCTTATACAGAGCTGTACGATCCGACACGCTTCAAAGCTAATCCGGGCATCAAAAATTTCATCGTGCAGAACTTCTCGGTCGCCAAAGAGCTTGTAGCCGGAAAAGTGGAGATTATCCATAAAAAAACAGAAGATCTTGCACCGGATGAAGGGGCCGTTGTTTTCCATGACGGCAAACGGGTTGGCGGCTACCGCGACCCTGAGGGCAAGCTGCATCTCGTGGACAGAACCTGCACACATATGGGCTGTGAATGCGAGTGGAATAACGGGGAACGCTCCTGGGATTGCCCGTGCCACGGCTCCCGCTTCTCTTATGAGGGCGATGTGATCGAAGGACCGGCCACAGTCCCGCTTAAGAACCTCACAGCCAAGCAGTAAGCCTGCTTCATATACAGTAGTGTACAGAGCATACAATTAGAATGGACTGTCTTGTCCCTCTTCGCCTGTCCCGGCGTGATTGTCTCTGTCCGCTCAGGTATAATAGGCTTATGTTCATCCAATATATAGAATTTTCTATCTTAAGGAGCGTGACGACAGGTTATGGATTTAAGAGGAACCAGTATTGTAATTACAGGTGCAGGTAAAGGGATCGGCAAAGCTCTCGCGATGGCACTCGCTAAAGAAGGCGCTAACCTGGGGCTTATCTCCAGAACTTCAGCAGATCTGGAGGCACTGAAGTCGGCATTGACTGAGGTATATGACATCAAGGTCAGCATTGCTGTAGCTGATATTGCGGTGCGTGAGGAAGCAGAGCGGGCGGTTGTGGCCCTGCAGAATGACCTTGGCCCGTTCGACGCACTTATCAACAATGCCGGGATTGCCCAGTTTGGCACCTTCCTGGAGATGGACCCTGCTGACTGGGAGCGCCATATGCAGATCAATCTGTTCGGCACTTATTATGTAACCCGTGCGGCACTGCCTGCTATGATTGAACGTTCCAGCGGTAACATCATCAATATCTCTTCTACGGCAGGAGAACGCGGCTTCGCTACAGGCTCAGCCTATTGTGCTTCCAAATTCGCTTTGATGGGTATGACGGAAGCGCTGGCGATGGAGGTCCGCAAGCATAATATCCGTGTCGTGGCACTAACCCCCAGCACCGTCAACACAGGTCTGGCCACCGGTGCCGGCCTGAAGATCGGTGATGAAGACCGGATGATGCAGCCCGAGGATGTGGCCGAGCTGACGCTCGCTGCCTTGAAGCTTCCAGACCGCGTCTTCCTGAAGACCGCTGGCATCTGGACGACTAATCCGCAATAACAATGGCAGATTACACCCACACCCTATGAGGAGGACTTGGCATGCTGGTAGTAACCAACACGATTAAGATCAAAGAAGGACATGGCGAAGCACTGGCCTCGCGTTTTGGGGCAGACAATGGGGTGCAGAGCATGCCCGGATTTATCCGCATGGAGGTCTGGCAGGGCGCGCCCAAAGAAGGCGTGGAGGAGCTGAAGATCTGTACTGTCTGGGAGAGCGAGGAAGCCCTAAGCGGCTGGACGTCCAGTCCCGCCTTCCGCGATTCGCACCGCGGGGCCGGCCGGAATGAAGCCATTGTCGGCGCCTCACTCGACAAGTATGAGCTGCTACTCAGCCGAACTCCCGGTAACTGAATCCAGCCGTTATACGCATATACACAACAGGGATGCCCCGCAGCCTTTAAGGCTTGACGGGGCATCCCTGTTATTGCTTCTGTAGTTCACAACCCGGTTATTCGCGGCCTGTTGCCGGAGACTCGCCCACGTCCTGATGCTTGCCCGGCCAGAAGGCCCGGCGGCCCAGAAGCACGGTGATGGCCGGAACCAGGAACGGCCGGACCACGAAGGTATCGAGCAGCACGCCAATCGCGGTGATGATACCGAATTGCACCAGCACCTGAATCGGCAGACTCGCCAATACAGCGAAGGTACCTGCCAGAATGAGTCCGGCGGAGGTGATTACCGATCCGGTTTCGTTCACGCCTTCGGCGATGGCCTGCTTCAGCGGCATAGCTTTACGCTTTTTCCAGATATTCGAGATCATGAAGATGTTATAATCCTCGCCCAGCGCTACCAGGAAGACGAAGGAATAGAGCGGAATTGCGCCTTGAATTGCATCTGCACCGAGCAGATAATGAATAATAATCCAGCCCAGACCGAGTGCCGAGAAGAAGGAGAGAATTACCGTAGCTACCAGATAAATGGTCGCCACTACAGATCGGAGATAGATCAGCAGCAGCACTGTAATCATCCCGATAACCACCGGTATAATCAGATCGGTATCCCGTTCCCCGAGCTCCTTGGTATCATACTGGGTAGCGGTCTGTCCGCTAATCCATACCTTATCCTGCGCGTTCTCTATTCCCGACTCCGCCAGGGCCTGCTCTACAGTAGCCTGGAGTGCCGGAATGTGATTCATCGCCTCGATGGAATACGGATTAGCCTTGAATTCAATATCATAGGCAGTGATGTTCTTATTAACGGCCCCCTGCTGCGGATCAGATACCACGTCCACATAGGACAGGCCGCCCAGGATGACCTTCAGATCTTCTCCGCCGCGCAGGCCCTCTGTATCCACCATCAGCTTGGCCGGTGCCAGCTCTCCGGGAGAGAACTGCTTGCCGATCTGGTCGAACCCTTCACGCGATTCCATATCTTTCGGGAAGGAGGATAGGATATCATAGGTGAATTTAATTCCGCTGGAGAACGAGGCCAGGATGCCCAATACCACCACGGTTACTCCCACGATCGCCCATGGCCGGGAAATGACAAGATACCCGATTCCTTTTTTGGGTGAACTCTTCGGCTGCGGTACCGGCTTCCCCTTGGCCTTGGCCCGCTCAATCTCCATTTGCGGAGTGCGCGGAACGAACGGGAAGAACGAGGTTCGACCAAAGATAGCCAATAGTGCCGGAACCAGCGTCAGACTGGCAATCCCCATAATGAGAATAGAGACACTGAACGGAACCGCAAAGCGGTGGTACGCCCCGTATTTGGCCAGCAGCAGCGCGAAGAGCGCAAGCACAACTGTGAATCCGCTCATGGCGATCGCTCCGGAGGAATGGGTGATTGCACTCAGCAGTGCACGCCCCTTGTTCTCCTCAACCTTCAGCATCTGGCGGAACCGGGAAATCATAAACAGGCAGTAGTCTGTCCCCGCCCCGAAGAGCAGCACCGTCATAATAGATACGGCCTGCGAATCCACCGTAATCCAGCCTTCCTCTGCCATCTTGCCAAGCAGCGGGCTGGTTACACCGTAAGCAAAGCCGACTGCAACCAGCGGAATCAATGCCAGAATCGGCGAACGGTAGATCAGCAGCAGGAAGACCAGCACCAGTATTACGGTTGCGATCAGCAGTGCAACATCAGCATTCTTGAATAAGCCTGTTGCATCTACCGATATCCCGACTGGACCGGAAACCCTAAGGCTTAAATCGCCGCTGTCTTGCTTGGCTGCAGAAGGGTCTGTGCCAGTTTCAGCGCCGATCAGCGTCTTCATCTCGGTCAGTGATTCGCCGAGCTGTTCACTGTCTGCCTTCTTGTCAAACAGCACTGGTGTGACGATTGTACTTCTATCCTCCGACAGTGAAGCCTGCAGCGCCTGTGGCGGCAGCTGACCAAGCGGCGGAACGAAGTTCTGATGCGCGAGCGGCTGCTGCTCAAGCTTGGAGTATACAGCAGTTATATGTAGGAGATCTTCCTCTGACAATCCGCCTTCACGATGCCATACCAGCAAGGCCGGTACGCCGCTTCCGGCAGGGAATTCTGCCTCCGCAAGCGCTGCTGCGCGGACAGATTGCGAATCCTCCGGCAGGTTGGGCGCGTTATTGACAACCTGCGAGTTCACCGAAGGCCAGATCATAGTCAAAGCCCCTACAACTGCAATCCACACCAGAAGGGTAATCCATTTTGTTTTGCCTCCTGCTACCCATTTACCGTAGCCTGACATTCCTTTCATCCTCTCTCCCATCCGCAAGCCCAAAATGAGCCGCGGGTCATTTTACTATCCTTATCATATATACCTTAAAAATTTTAAGCAAACCTTTTTTCTAAAGCAATAGATAGTAAGAGTTACAGTAGACGACATTGCCTCATGAAACCCCTGATTCATTACGTCTAGAACGGGTGAGCACCGTTGTCTCTATTTCTATTATTATCTGGAAACTAGTATATGATACCCAAGGGAAAATAGATGGCTCTACTTAAGCCGCGCGGCATGATTCTGCCCGAAATGTTGCCTTTTGTACAAAAAATTTTGATTTTAGACCGATTTAACGAGGGGATTGTTGTATTTTATGCAGGATTTTTAAGCGAATAGTCCATTTACCGCCACCTAACTCCAGCTCAACTGACCGTATATAGTAAAAGCCCCGGCGTTCACGCAGACTGCCTGCAGTGAACGCCGGGGCTATGAGCTAAGCTGAGGGATACAGCCGATTGTTAAAATACATCTTCACAGTACATTTTAGAAGAGATGTTTGGAGTAATCTCTACAGTTTACCCGCGGTCATATACCGTTTAGCCCACGTCCGGCAGATCATCCCCGGAGAACTGGCTGTTGTAGAGGTCGGCGTAGAAGCCGCCTGCTTCGAGCAGCTCCAGGTGGGTGCCCTTCTCAATCACGCTGCCCTGATTCATAACCAGAATCAGATCCGCATCACGGATGGTGGACAGGCGGTGAGCGATGACGAAGCTGGTTCTGCCGTTCATCAGCGTATTCATAGCCTTCTGGATCTGCACCTCCGTGCGGGTATCGACGCTGCTGGTGGCTTCATCCAGAATCAGGATTGAAGGATCAGCCAGGATTGCCCGGGCAATGGTAAGCAGCTGCTTTTGCCCTTGGGAGATGTTCGAGGCTTCCTCGTTCAGGATCGTGTTATAGCCCAGCGGCAGCGTGCGGATGAAGTGGTCGGCATGCGCAGCCTTGGCTGCCCGGACCACATCAGCTTCCGTAGCCCCTTCGCGGCCATAAGCGATATTGTCACGGATGGTGCCGTTGAACAGCCAGGTATCCTGGAGCACCATACCGAACTTGCTGCGCAGCTCGCTGCGCTTCATATTGGTGATGTTGACACCATCGATCACAATCTCCCCGCCGCTGATCTCATAGAAGCGCATCAGCAGGTTGATCAGGGTCGTTTTGCCGGCTCCGGTTGGACCTACAATGGCAATGGTCTGTCCTGGGCTGACCTCGATATTCATGTCTTCAATGAGGATAGCATCCTCTTTGTAGCCGAACTTCACGTGGCGGAATTCCACGGAGCCCTCTTCGGCATCCACTGGACGTTTCGCAAGTGAAGTCCCCACTTCAGGAACTTCCTCTTCTTCATCCAGCAGTTCAAATACACGTTCCGCCGAAGCGATGGTGGACTGGATGATGTTGGCGATATTGGCCGTCTGCGTAATCGGCATTGTGAACTGGCGCGAATACTGGATGAAGGCCTGGATGTCCCCGACATCAATTGCTTTTTTGGTTACGAAGATCCCGCCGACCACACAGACGAGCACATAGCCAAGGTTCCCGATAAACATCATCAGCGGCATAATAATCCCGGAGATGAACTGGGATCTCCAGCCGGAATTGTACAGGTCATCATTAATTTTGTTGAAGTCCTTCAAAGAGTTCTTCTCGCGTCCGAACGCTTTGATAATACGGTGTCCGGTATACATTTCCTCAACATGACCATTCAGCTGTCCCAGCGACTTCTGCTGGCCGATGAAATAGGTCTGTGAGCGTTTGGTGATCAGCATAATGACCACGAAGCTCAGCGGCAGTGTTACTATGGTAATCAACGTTAGCCACGGGCTGATGGTCAGCATCATTACTATGACACCAATAATCGTCACAATGGACGTAATAAGCTGGGTCAAACTCTGCTGCAGGGTAGTACTGATATTGTCTACATCATTGGTCGCCCTGCTTAATATTTCCCCGTGTGTCCGGGAATCGAAGTACTTCAGCGGCAGCCGTTCAAGCTTGCTGTTGATCTGTTCACGCATATCATAGACGACCTTCTGCGCCACACCGGCCATTACATACTGCTGTATATAACTGAACAATGCGCTTAACAGATACAGTCCGGCCAGGAGAATCAGAATATCATTAATATAGCCAAAATCAATCTCCGCTCCAGGTACACCCATCAGCTTGCCATAGGCGCCTTCAAACAATTTGGTGGTAGCTCTACCCATTACTTTAGGGCTGAAAATGCTGAATATGGTACTGGCAATCGCCATCACAAACACAATAATCAGCTGAACCTGGCGCGGGCGCAAATACCGGGTCAGGCGCCGCAGCGTTCCTTTGAAATCCTTGGCTTTCTCAGCCGGCATTCTCATGCCCGGACCGCCGGGTCCTCCGCCTGGTCCGAAGCCACCACCTGAACGCTGCGGCGGTTTCATGTTTTTATTCTGCTCACTCATGCTATTTCCTCCTCTGACAACTGCGAGGATACGATCTCGCGGTACACCTCATTGTTATCCAGCAGCTCACGGTGTGTGCCCATTCCAACAATCTCACCGTCATCCAGTACGATAATCCGGTCTGCATCCATAACCGTACTGACACGCTGTGCGACAATAAGGACTGTAGATTCTGTAGTCTCGCCTTTAAGGGCAGCACGCAGCTTGGCATCGGTCTTGAAGTCAAGCGCCGAGAAGCTGTCATCAAACAGATACACTTCCGGTTTCCGTACCAGTGCACGGGCTATGGACAAACGCTGTTTCTGGCCGCCGGAGACATTGCCTCCACCCTGGGAGATTTCCGAATTGAAACCG
This window contains:
- a CDS encoding spore germination protein; amino-acid sequence: MSGQVHKQGVTLEWIRGQLSGFGDLEDNIMAVPSGEVSLLYIKSITDGLTVSRNIVKPFYEMGNPSAYYNYIADYPGSEEVTEGTRALDLLLSGYACIGSSGKLCFFDALKIEVSSVKETITESISQGPSDALSESLAVSLNLIRRRYQSSELKMEFTIIGNVSKTKVAILYDESRVNHDVLAELKEKLDTLKLDVLQAAGELEKYISSDKLRIFPKTIVTERPDRVVFNLAEGKVAVLLDTTGYAIVLPSIFNDFFTAMDDKIQLPFVGRFLKMLRILGVAMTLWLPALYIAFTSYNPEIVRVQIALLIGGSRATVPYPSFVEVILMMIMMEFLTEASLRLPRAIGPTATTVGGLILGQAATAAGLIGNIMIILVSVVAISNFLIPLNMMSFSIRVLKYFFVMAAAVLGLVGVVVCLVGFTMYLCSQRSFGQPYFKLFFLDTLGTALRKKGGRQ
- a CDS encoding FAD-dependent oxidoreductase, which produces MNSQDHRSQGLPQFPESLWRGSTELPSFPELAEDHVTDVAIVGAGITGITTAYLLSKAGYKVTLLEAGEILGGTTGFTSAKITAQHGMIYSDLLKHFGEEQARLYFQSNSEALEWMIATAEEVGLSCGLTREAAYLYADRGDEKTLKQLAAEFEAYSKLGLPGEWLDQVSLPLRAGGAIKLPGQARFHPLEYLKGLLQVVLDKGGKVYEHTMIGEKVDTDGHLTLYTEGEKFKIKCRHAVSASHFPFYDGGSLYFSRLHAERSYCLAIEPEADYEGGMYLSASEPTRSLRAVEWDGRKLVIVGGNNHKTGQGICTFGHYENLEKFAGELLGIRSIPFRWSAQDLITLDRVPYIGKRAEDEEIYIATGFAKWGMTSGTLAARLIADGILGSSNPYTELYDPTRFKANPGIKNFIVQNFSVAKELVAGKVEIIHKKTEDLAPDEGAVVFHDGKRVGGYRDPEGKLHLVDRTCTHMGCECEWNNGERSWDCPCHGSRFSYEGDVIEGPATVPLKNLTAKQ
- a CDS encoding 3-ketoacyl-ACP reductase: MDLRGTSIVITGAGKGIGKALAMALAKEGANLGLISRTSADLEALKSALTEVYDIKVSIAVADIAVREEAERAVVALQNDLGPFDALINNAGIAQFGTFLEMDPADWERHMQINLFGTYYVTRAALPAMIERSSGNIINISSTAGERGFATGSAYCASKFALMGMTEALAMEVRKHNIRVVALTPSTVNTGLATGAGLKIGDEDRMMQPEDVAELTLAALKLPDRVFLKTAGIWTTNPQ
- a CDS encoding antibiotic biosynthesis monooxygenase, translating into MLVVTNTIKIKEGHGEALASRFGADNGVQSMPGFIRMEVWQGAPKEGVEELKICTVWESEEALSGWTSSPAFRDSHRGAGRNEAIVGASLDKYELLLSRTPGN
- a CDS encoding MMPL family transporter; its protein translation is MKGMSGYGKWVAGGKTKWITLLVWIAVVGALTMIWPSVNSQVVNNAPNLPEDSQSVRAAALAEAEFPAGSGVPALLVWHREGGLSEEDLLHITAVYSKLEQQPLAHQNFVPPLGQLPPQALQASLSEDRSTIVTPVLFDKKADSEQLGESLTEMKTLIGAETGTDPSAAKQDSGDLSLRVSGPVGISVDATGLFKNADVALLIATVILVLVFLLLIYRSPILALIPLVAVGFAYGVTSPLLGKMAEEGWITVDSQAVSIMTVLLFGAGTDYCLFMISRFRQMLKVEENKGRALLSAITHSSGAIAMSGFTVVLALFALLLAKYGAYHRFAVPFSVSILIMGIASLTLVPALLAIFGRTSFFPFVPRTPQMEIERAKAKGKPVPQPKSSPKKGIGYLVISRPWAIVGVTVVVLGILASFSSGIKFTYDILSSFPKDMESREGFDQIGKQFSPGELAPAKLMVDTEGLRGGEDLKVILGGLSYVDVVSDPQQGAVNKNITAYDIEFKANPYSIEAMNHIPALQATVEQALAESGIENAQDKVWISGQTATQYDTKELGERDTDLIIPVVIGMITVLLLIYLRSVVATIYLVATVILSFFSALGLGWIIIHYLLGADAIQGAIPLYSFVFLVALGEDYNIFMISNIWKKRKAMPLKQAIAEGVNETGSVITSAGLILAGTFAVLASLPIQVLVQFGIITAIGVLLDTFVVRPFLVPAITVLLGRRAFWPGKHQDVGESPATGRE
- a CDS encoding ABC transporter ATP-binding protein; its protein translation is MSEQNKNMKPPQRSGGGFGPGGGPGGPGMRMPAEKAKDFKGTLRRLTRYLRPRQVQLIIVFVMAIASTIFSIFSPKVMGRATTKLFEGAYGKLMGVPGAEIDFGYINDILILLAGLYLLSALFSYIQQYVMAGVAQKVVYDMREQINSKLERLPLKYFDSRTHGEILSRATNDVDNISTTLQQSLTQLITSIVTIIGVIVMMLTISPWLTLITIVTLPLSFVVIMLITKRSQTYFIGQQKSLGQLNGHVEEMYTGHRIIKAFGREKNSLKDFNKINDDLYNSGWRSQFISGIIMPLMMFIGNLGYVLVCVVGGIFVTKKAIDVGDIQAFIQYSRQFTMPITQTANIANIIQSTIASAERVFELLDEEEEVPEVGTSLAKRPVDAEEGSVEFRHVKFGYKEDAILIEDMNIEVSPGQTIAIVGPTGAGKTTLINLLMRFYEISGGEIVIDGVNITNMKRSELRSKFGMVLQDTWLFNGTIRDNIAYGREGATEADVVRAAKAAHADHFIRTLPLGYNTILNEEASNISQGQKQLLTIARAILADPSILILDEATSSVDTRTEVQIQKAMNTLMNGRTSFVIAHRLSTIRDADLILVMNQGSVIEKGTHLELLEAGGFYADLYNSQFSGDDLPDVG